A genomic segment from Pediococcus acidilactici encodes:
- the murD gene encoding UDP-N-acetylmuramoyl-L-alanine--D-glutamate ligase: MKALAEIKDLANKNILVLGMAKSGVSAALLLRKLNAHVLVNDAKAEQPQELVEQLKQANVQMILGSHPKDILVQHHVELIVKNPGIPYTNPVLVAAKEQDIPIIAEPELAYRVMDSELIGVTGSNGKTTVTTMIQLMLDQQNHHAAYVAGNIGVPATTVVQKATANDRVVMELSSFMLAGIDQLHPHIAVVNNIFSNHLDWHKTRENYVNDKMRITENQTKDDYFVINWDNPEWQQLAQRTHAQVVPFSRQDLVENGAYAKNGKLFFRDEYIMDASEIGVPGDQNVENALAAIAVAKIEGVANKHIKQVLQTFSGVKHRIQYVKTLAGRQFYNDSKATDIEATQVALKAFQRPIVLIAGGLDRGDDYTRLVEDLKPHVKEVIVNGQTASRMKEAAQAAGVKVVKDSPRVKDSVAIAFEDSQPGDVILLSPAAASWDQYKTFEERGDEFIAAVENLSKEKGDVTK; the protein is encoded by the coding sequence ATGAAAGCATTAGCAGAGATAAAGGATTTAGCAAATAAGAATATTCTCGTTTTGGGAATGGCAAAGAGCGGAGTTAGTGCCGCTCTTTTGTTGCGTAAACTGAATGCGCACGTACTGGTAAATGATGCAAAAGCGGAACAACCTCAAGAATTGGTTGAGCAGCTTAAACAAGCCAACGTTCAGATGATTTTAGGCAGTCACCCAAAGGACATTTTGGTCCAGCACCACGTTGAATTAATCGTCAAAAACCCTGGAATACCGTATACGAACCCGGTTTTAGTAGCGGCTAAGGAGCAAGATATCCCGATTATTGCTGAACCGGAATTAGCATATCGGGTGATGGACAGCGAATTAATTGGGGTAACCGGCAGTAACGGAAAAACTACCGTAACCACGATGATTCAGTTGATGCTGGACCAACAAAACCACCACGCAGCATACGTGGCTGGAAATATTGGAGTTCCTGCAACCACGGTAGTGCAAAAGGCCACGGCTAACGACCGGGTCGTGATGGAGTTATCTAGTTTTATGCTTGCCGGGATTGACCAATTACACCCCCACATTGCGGTGGTTAATAATATTTTTTCTAACCACTTAGATTGGCATAAGACGCGGGAAAATTACGTTAATGACAAGATGAGGATCACGGAAAACCAAACCAAAGATGATTATTTTGTCATTAACTGGGATAATCCCGAGTGGCAGCAATTGGCGCAACGAACGCATGCCCAAGTTGTGCCATTTTCGCGTCAAGACTTAGTCGAAAATGGGGCCTACGCAAAGAACGGTAAACTATTCTTCAGAGATGAATACATCATGGATGCTAGCGAAATTGGGGTGCCCGGAGATCAAAACGTGGAAAATGCGCTTGCAGCGATTGCCGTAGCTAAGATTGAAGGGGTCGCAAATAAGCATATTAAACAAGTTCTCCAGACTTTTAGCGGAGTAAAGCACCGGATTCAGTACGTAAAAACTTTAGCGGGGCGTCAATTCTACAACGACTCGAAGGCTACCGATATCGAAGCTACACAAGTAGCCTTGAAAGCTTTCCAACGCCCAATTGTCTTGATTGCGGGAGGATTAGACCGGGGAGATGATTACACCCGGCTTGTAGAAGATTTGAAGCCGCACGTTAAGGAAGTAATTGTGAACGGTCAAACCGCTTCCCGGATGAAGGAAGCCGCACAGGCAGCGGGCGTTAAGGTCGTTAAGGATAGCCCGCGGGTTAAGGACTCGGTTGCAATCGCCTTTGAAGATAGCCAACCAGGTGACGTAATTTTACTTTCACCTGCAGCAGCAAGTTGGGATCAGTACAAAACGTTTGAAGAGCGGGGCGACGAATTTATTGCCGCCGTGGAAAATTTATCGAAGGAAAAAGGAGATGTCACTAAATGA
- the ftsA gene encoding cell division protein FtsA — MDNSGIYVGLDIGTTSIKVIVAEYVKGQMNVIGVGREPSDGVNRGVIVDIDKAAIAIKRAIETAERKANIQIQDVVAGIPANLLRIEPVRGMIAISDSSREINNQDVIEVSNAASVHNLPPEQEVVDVLPDEFIVDGFDGIKDPRGMVGVRLEMNGGLITGPKTIIHNLKSAVRQAGLNLVDIVVNPLALGKTILNDGEQDFGTITLDLGAGQSTVAVIHDHHLKYTFVEQEGGQFVTKDISVVLNTSLDNAEQIKQQYGYAVASEAGKESFPVNVVGQNEPVAVDEEYLSEIIEARLEQILTNIKKQLDKIGALDMPGGIVITGGGAALPGIEKLVERIFETNAKLYVPDQMGLRHPAFAQALAILNYEGRMSDVDILAKNAMVSSERTVSDTPQEDVVDEKPKFKRAQATIKHPEPTQERSKPAERNSSPKATSNRFDGIKKWFSDFFD; from the coding sequence ATGGATAATTCAGGAATTTACGTTGGACTGGATATTGGAACCACCTCAATAAAAGTTATTGTTGCTGAATATGTCAAAGGACAAATGAACGTTATTGGTGTGGGAAGAGAGCCCTCGGATGGAGTCAATCGTGGTGTAATCGTTGATATTGACAAAGCAGCGATTGCCATTAAGCGGGCTATTGAAACTGCAGAGCGCAAAGCAAATATTCAAATCCAAGATGTAGTGGCTGGAATTCCAGCTAATTTATTAAGAATCGAACCCGTACGGGGAATGATTGCTATTTCAGATAGCTCACGTGAGATTAATAATCAAGATGTGATTGAAGTTTCTAATGCGGCGTCTGTACATAATTTACCTCCGGAACAAGAAGTAGTAGATGTACTTCCGGATGAGTTTATTGTGGACGGTTTCGACGGTATCAAGGATCCAAGAGGCATGGTAGGGGTTCGCCTAGAGATGAACGGCGGATTGATTACCGGGCCTAAAACAATCATCCATAATTTAAAGAGTGCGGTTCGTCAAGCAGGATTGAACTTAGTGGACATTGTGGTTAATCCGCTAGCACTAGGCAAGACAATCTTAAACGATGGTGAACAAGATTTTGGAACGATTACGTTAGATTTAGGTGCGGGCCAATCCACGGTTGCCGTAATTCATGACCATCACCTTAAATACACCTTTGTGGAACAAGAAGGTGGCCAATTTGTTACCAAAGATATCTCAGTGGTGTTAAATACCTCTTTGGATAACGCGGAACAAATTAAGCAACAGTACGGCTATGCGGTTGCTAGTGAAGCGGGGAAGGAATCGTTCCCGGTTAACGTGGTCGGTCAAAACGAACCGGTTGCGGTTGATGAAGAGTACTTGAGTGAAATTATTGAAGCACGCTTGGAACAAATTTTAACTAATATCAAAAAGCAGTTAGATAAGATTGGTGCACTGGATATGCCAGGCGGAATCGTGATTACTGGTGGAGGGGCAGCCCTTCCTGGAATCGAAAAGTTAGTTGAAAGAATTTTTGAAACTAACGCTAAATTATACGTTCCTGACCAAATGGGATTGCGGCATCCGGCCTTTGCGCAAGCACTAGCCATCCTGAACTATGAAGGACGAATGAGCGATGTCGATATCTTAGCGAAAAATGCGATGGTTTCGAGTGAACGGACGGTCTCGGATACGCCGCAAGAAGACGTAGTGGATGAGAAACCTAAATTCAAACGTGCTCAGGCAACTATAAAGCATCCTGAACCAACGCAAGAACGCTCTAAGCCGGCTGAACGTAATTCATCACCAAAGGCGACATCCAATCGCTTCGATGGAATCAAAAAATGGTTTAGTGATTTCTTTGACTAA
- the murG gene encoding undecaprenyldiphospho-muramoylpentapeptide beta-N-acetylglucosaminyltransferase, whose amino-acid sequence MRLMVSGGGTGGHIYPALALIKQVREVEPDSAVLYVGTHKGLENKIVPNAGIDFKTIKIQGFKRSLSLENFKTVGLFLSSVVKARKMIKEFKPDVVLGTGGYVSGAVVFAASMMGIPTVIHEQNSVVGVTNKFLSKFVKKIAISFEAAADQFPKDKVVLTGNPRATEVVKITPQSLDQFGLKDDVPTVLIFGGSRGAEKINEVTMQSLGELAKRNYQTIFVTGRVHFEKLTKDVDLAPYKEKVAVLPYIADMPAMLPRMAVVVGRAGATSLAELTSLGIPSILIPSPYVTNDHQTKNARSLVDQHAAEMITENELTSTTLLAKLDELMLDDQKRSQMAENTKKLGQPQAAEKLYDVLKSVIKA is encoded by the coding sequence ATGAGACTGATGGTTTCAGGAGGCGGAACTGGCGGCCACATTTATCCAGCACTTGCCTTAATTAAGCAAGTTCGGGAAGTGGAACCCGATTCAGCAGTGTTGTATGTCGGCACCCATAAGGGTCTGGAAAATAAGATCGTGCCAAATGCCGGAATCGATTTTAAAACGATTAAGATTCAAGGATTCAAACGTTCGCTATCGTTAGAGAATTTCAAAACCGTGGGCTTGTTTTTAAGCAGCGTGGTTAAGGCGCGTAAGATGATTAAAGAATTTAAACCGGACGTAGTGTTAGGAACCGGGGGATACGTCAGCGGGGCGGTGGTGTTTGCCGCCAGCATGATGGGAATTCCAACGGTGATTCACGAGCAAAATAGCGTAGTGGGGGTTACTAATAAATTTTTAAGCAAGTTTGTTAAGAAAATTGCGATTTCTTTTGAGGCTGCTGCGGATCAATTTCCAAAAGACAAGGTTGTCTTGACGGGGAACCCACGGGCGACCGAAGTGGTTAAAATTACGCCCCAATCATTAGATCAATTTGGACTAAAGGATGATGTGCCGACGGTGTTGATTTTCGGTGGCAGCCGGGGAGCAGAAAAAATCAATGAAGTTACCATGCAATCGTTAGGCGAGTTGGCTAAGCGAAACTACCAAACGATCTTTGTTACTGGACGAGTTCATTTTGAAAAGCTAACTAAGGACGTAGATTTGGCCCCTTATAAGGAAAAAGTAGCGGTATTGCCATACATTGCTGACATGCCAGCTATGCTTCCTCGAATGGCCGTGGTTGTAGGTCGCGCAGGCGCAACTAGCTTAGCAGAACTTACTTCATTAGGGATTCCATCAATTCTAATTCCAAGTCCGTACGTGACGAACGATCACCAAACTAAAAATGCCCGTAGTTTAGTTGACCAACACGCTGCGGAAATGATCACGGAAAACGAATTAACTTCTACAACGCTACTAGCTAAGCTAGATGAGTTGATGTTAGATGATCAAAAGCGGAGCCAGATGGCGGAAAATACTAAGAAGTTAGGTCAACCACAAGCGGCGGAAAAATTGTACGATGTTTTGAAGTCAGTGATTAAAGCCTAA
- a CDS encoding penicillin-binding protein has protein sequence MMNPKKRTTNTTETQHNRMMFGKWFLLIVAGVFIVIVGRFSYIAINKTIESVNLSSQAKRLYTDNKTIKAKRGSILDTNGNPIAEDTSTYSIYAVVSKKQVGPNHQPLYVTDKKKTARVLSKYLPISYKKALKTLSPSDPKTFQVEFGSAGNNISVATKEKIEKYKLTGINFVSSEARLYPNGVFASNLIGFAQQTQEKGSDTTQLSGVMGLEKMLDKQLTGTDGEKSLQKDKFGYQLPGSQVERPARDGSTVYTTLDQRLQTIMESTVSKVQSQAHPESIGATIMNAKTGAILATTQRPTFNASTKKGLSKAWNNGLVQDTYEPGSTMKIFTTAAAIDSGNFDPDEVYKSGTYEIDGQIVPDWKREGWGLISYEKGFALSSNVAMAHLEQKMGTKTWKKYIKRFHLLESTNSGLEGESKGNMQFDYPIEQADTAFGQAINVTAMQMLQGFTAIANNGQMVKPQFVKKVVNPNTGKTTYRMKTKKVGRPVKAKTTKEVRKLMQDVVYKPYGIGGDFKLKGYRIAAKTGTAQVASNGNYASGDDSYLYSVAAMAPAKDPKYIMYITMKKPNLPADKTATQLLDEIFGPVMKQALEQDKSTANTDIDSSIEVPNEVGKDADDAVKELGKNNVAVVRLGNGERVVEQSESAGSKLLVGQRILLNTGGTVTMPDLTGWSKNDVIKLAKMFNIEVKYQGKGFVSGQSVAKGTTLQSGMTMTVTLKK, from the coding sequence ATGATGAACCCAAAAAAGCGAACGACTAATACTACGGAAACTCAGCACAATCGGATGATGTTTGGAAAATGGTTTTTATTGATTGTAGCGGGAGTATTTATAGTGATTGTTGGGCGCTTTTCTTATATTGCCATTAATAAGACGATTGAAAGCGTCAATCTCAGCAGTCAAGCTAAACGGCTATACACTGATAATAAAACCATCAAGGCAAAACGGGGCTCGATTTTAGACACTAATGGAAACCCAATTGCTGAAGATACTAGTACATATTCAATTTACGCGGTCGTTAGTAAAAAGCAGGTGGGCCCTAACCACCAGCCTCTTTACGTAACGGACAAAAAGAAAACGGCACGGGTACTTAGTAAGTATCTTCCAATTAGTTACAAAAAGGCGTTAAAAACCTTGAGTCCTAGCGACCCTAAAACTTTTCAGGTTGAGTTTGGGAGTGCAGGGAATAACATCTCCGTGGCCACTAAGGAAAAAATTGAAAAGTATAAGTTGACCGGGATCAACTTCGTTTCTTCAGAAGCCCGGTTGTACCCTAACGGGGTCTTTGCTTCTAACTTAATTGGGTTTGCCCAACAAACCCAAGAAAAGGGGAGCGACACTACCCAACTTTCAGGGGTAATGGGGCTTGAAAAGATGTTGGATAAACAACTGACGGGAACTGACGGTGAAAAATCCTTACAAAAGGATAAATTTGGCTACCAGTTGCCAGGCTCTCAAGTTGAGCGTCCGGCCCGGGATGGTAGCACGGTGTACACTACCTTAGATCAGCGGTTGCAAACCATTATGGAAAGTACGGTTAGCAAGGTCCAATCCCAAGCCCACCCTGAATCAATCGGGGCAACCATCATGAATGCTAAGACGGGTGCAATCCTGGCAACTACCCAACGGCCCACGTTTAACGCTTCTACGAAGAAGGGGTTATCCAAAGCTTGGAATAATGGCTTGGTTCAGGATACTTACGAACCTGGCTCAACAATGAAAATTTTTACTACCGCTGCCGCAATCGATAGCGGGAATTTTGATCCAGACGAAGTGTATAAGTCCGGTACTTATGAAATTGATGGTCAAATAGTGCCTGATTGGAAACGGGAAGGCTGGGGGTTAATTTCTTACGAAAAGGGATTTGCCCTCTCCAGTAACGTGGCGATGGCTCATTTGGAACAAAAAATGGGTACCAAGACTTGGAAGAAGTACATTAAACGATTCCACTTGCTAGAATCAACCAATTCTGGCTTAGAAGGGGAATCCAAGGGAAATATGCAATTTGACTACCCCATTGAACAGGCTGATACTGCCTTTGGTCAGGCAATTAACGTGACGGCAATGCAAATGTTGCAAGGTTTCACTGCGATCGCAAATAATGGTCAAATGGTTAAACCGCAGTTTGTTAAGAAAGTAGTCAACCCGAACACCGGAAAAACGACCTATCGGATGAAAACCAAGAAGGTTGGGCGCCCGGTAAAGGCTAAAACGACCAAAGAAGTCCGTAAATTAATGCAGGACGTAGTCTACAAGCCTTACGGAATCGGGGGCGACTTTAAACTAAAAGGTTACCGGATTGCGGCGAAAACCGGGACGGCGCAGGTTGCAAGTAACGGTAACTACGCTTCTGGCGACGATAGCTACCTATATTCGGTAGCCGCAATGGCCCCGGCTAAAGATCCAAAGTACATCATGTATATTACGATGAAGAAGCCCAACTTGCCTGCGGACAAAACGGCCACGCAACTACTGGATGAAATTTTTGGCCCGGTAATGAAGCAGGCGTTAGAACAAGATAAGTCTACCGCTAATACGGATATTGATAGTTCAATTGAAGTACCAAACGAAGTTGGCAAAGATGCCGACGATGCGGTGAAAGAATTGGGTAAAAATAACGTAGCGGTAGTGCGGCTAGGTAATGGCGAACGGGTTGTAGAGCAGTCCGAAAGCGCCGGTAGCAAACTTCTAGTAGGACAACGGATCTTGTTGAACACCGGAGGAACGGTCACCATGCCGGACCTTACCGGATGGTCAAAAAATGACGTAATTAAACTTGCGAAAATGTTTAACATTGAAGTGAAATACCAAGGCAAGGGATTTGTATCCGGGCAATCGGTAGCAAAGGGAACGACCCTTCAATCAGGAATGACCATGACGGTCACACTCAAAAAATAG
- the mraY gene encoding phospho-N-acetylmuramoyl-pentapeptide-transferase, translating into MSNLLACGLSAVITLIGMPSFIHYFRARNEGQMIREEGPKWHQKKSGTPTMGGLVFIVAIIVAAVISGLAFHLLTTNLVMLLFVLLEFGLIGCWDDSIKLLKRQNEGFKAWQKLLGQIIGGLIFYWVIKETGVALQLTIPGIGVWHLGAWYALFVIFWLVGFSNAVNLSDGLDGLVAGLSTIAFGTYAIIAAKLDQPAVMLFCLAVVGAMLAFLVFNHKPAKVFMGDMGSLALGGALGAVSIILNQELSLLLVGIVFVLETLSVILQVLSFKLTGHRIFKMSPIHHHFEMLGWSEWKVDTVFWFVGLLGALITLISIW; encoded by the coding sequence ATGAGTAACTTGTTAGCGTGCGGCTTAAGCGCCGTAATTACTTTGATAGGGATGCCTAGTTTTATCCACTATTTCCGGGCGCGTAATGAAGGACAGATGATCCGGGAAGAAGGCCCAAAGTGGCACCAAAAGAAATCTGGAACGCCCACTATGGGCGGCCTAGTTTTTATCGTGGCGATTATTGTGGCCGCGGTAATTAGTGGCTTAGCATTCCATTTATTAACCACTAACTTAGTAATGCTTTTGTTCGTCCTTTTAGAATTTGGACTGATTGGATGTTGGGATGACAGTATTAAACTGTTAAAACGGCAAAATGAAGGTTTTAAAGCCTGGCAAAAACTGCTCGGTCAAATTATCGGGGGCTTGATTTTTTACTGGGTCATTAAAGAAACCGGCGTAGCATTACAGTTAACGATTCCTGGAATTGGGGTCTGGCATTTAGGTGCCTGGTACGCTCTTTTTGTAATTTTTTGGTTAGTTGGATTTTCAAATGCGGTCAACCTTTCTGATGGATTAGATGGGTTAGTTGCGGGATTATCAACCATCGCGTTCGGAACTTACGCAATTATTGCCGCTAAGCTTGACCAACCTGCAGTAATGCTATTTTGTTTGGCGGTAGTGGGCGCAATGCTTGCTTTCCTTGTGTTTAATCACAAACCAGCAAAGGTGTTCATGGGAGATATGGGCTCCTTGGCGTTAGGTGGCGCACTAGGGGCAGTTTCCATCATTTTGAATCAAGAATTGTCATTACTGTTGGTCGGAATTGTATTTGTATTAGAAACCCTTAGCGTAATTTTACAAGTATTGTCGTTTAAACTAACCGGACACCGAATTTTTAAAATGAGTCCTATTCACCATCATTTTGAGATGTTAGGTTGGAGTGAATGGAAAGTCGACACCGTCTTCTGGTTCGTAGGATTGCTTGGTGCGCTAATTACGTTAATTAGCATTTGGTAG
- a CDS encoding YggT family protein, producing MIALIFQLLHWAIQIYMMLIFIWVLMSWLPGAYQSAFGQWLTKICQPYMSWFRFIPPILGIDFSPILALLVLELCSNGLTYIEALLFGVTVYG from the coding sequence ATGATTGCGTTAATTTTTCAATTACTACACTGGGCAATTCAAATTTATATGATGCTGATTTTTATTTGGGTATTAATGTCTTGGCTCCCTGGAGCCTACCAATCGGCCTTTGGACAATGGTTAACCAAAATTTGTCAGCCGTACATGAGTTGGTTTAGGTTTATCCCGCCAATTTTAGGGATCGATTTCTCACCAATTCTTGCATTATTAGTTCTGGAACTATGTTCGAACGGGTTAACCTACATTGAAGCACTGCTATTTGGTGTGACGGTTTATGGATAA
- a CDS encoding cell division protein FtsQ/DivIB, whose protein sequence is MKKRKDDENLTPWARYQKEHQQLNRAKKRSKGGKFKNPLKKNSPGNQRKQPPKKKVHHPFRISKPVKIVLASFIGGLILLTVYLCTPVSRVQSITVQGNKRVDSSQVIKKTAIKKNDVIPVAWFTEHKDEAQLVHEFPDLKDVQISVSLLGHVKVKVRENAVMGYVVRNKYYYAVRQDGTVSKKSATQPDGDYPVFRQFKDNQILKRFLSEYAKLPNEVQNDVAEVDYTATKKERHQLHFFMNDGNEVYAVLNTFAKKMKYYPEISASMKKRGIVDLQVGAYSYPRSQADTSTSSSATAEVEDDKSQSTTHEKSSSIKAQLSKSSSASSSSSNSVSDVDYQTQQRRATQNSVTDISSTDDENADVN, encoded by the coding sequence ATGAAAAAGAGAAAAGATGATGAAAATCTAACTCCGTGGGCCCGTTATCAAAAGGAACATCAGCAGCTTAACCGGGCAAAAAAACGGTCTAAAGGTGGAAAATTTAAGAACCCGCTTAAAAAGAACTCACCGGGCAATCAACGCAAGCAGCCACCAAAAAAGAAAGTCCACCATCCTTTCCGGATTAGTAAGCCAGTTAAAATTGTCCTAGCTAGTTTCATAGGGGGTCTAATTTTATTAACGGTTTACCTTTGTACCCCGGTTAGCCGAGTTCAATCCATTACCGTACAGGGAAACAAACGGGTTGACAGCAGCCAAGTTATAAAGAAAACTGCAATAAAGAAAAATGACGTAATTCCGGTAGCTTGGTTTACGGAACACAAAGATGAAGCCCAATTGGTTCATGAGTTTCCGGATCTAAAGGACGTCCAAATTTCGGTCTCGTTGTTGGGACACGTTAAAGTTAAGGTTCGAGAAAATGCCGTGATGGGGTATGTGGTACGTAATAAATATTATTACGCGGTTCGGCAAGACGGCACGGTTTCGAAAAAGAGTGCTACCCAACCGGATGGTGATTATCCCGTTTTCCGACAATTCAAAGACAATCAAATTTTAAAACGTTTCTTGAGTGAATATGCGAAACTACCTAACGAAGTCCAAAATGACGTTGCGGAGGTTGACTATACGGCAACTAAAAAAGAACGGCACCAGTTGCATTTTTTCATGAATGACGGTAACGAAGTGTACGCGGTGTTAAATACGTTCGCCAAAAAAATGAAGTATTACCCAGAAATTTCAGCAAGTATGAAAAAAAGGGGAATTGTAGACTTGCAAGTGGGAGCATACTCATACCCACGGAGTCAAGCGGATACTTCGACATCCAGTTCCGCTACGGCGGAAGTCGAGGATGATAAAAGTCAATCGACAACACATGAAAAAAGTTCATCAATTAAGGCGCAGTTGTCAAAGAGCTCATCGGCGAGTTCTTCAAGCAGTAATTCGGTAAGCGATGTTGACTATCAAACCCAGCAACGACGGGCTACGCAAAACAGTGTGACGGATATTTCGTCAACCGACGATGAGAACGCAGACGTCAACTAG
- the ftsZ gene encoding cell division protein FtsZ, whose protein sequence is MEFSMDDNKSKGANIKVIGVGGGGGNAVNRMISEGVKGVQFIVANTDVQALQASNADVKIQLGPKLTKGLGAGSTPEVGAKAAEESQQTIASALEGADMIFVTAGMGGGTGTGAAPMVAKIAKEQGALTVGVVTRPFTFEGPKRARFAAEGVSNLKEHVDTLIIIANNRLLDLVDKKTPMMEAFNEADNVLRQGVQGISDLITSPGYVNLDFADVKTVMQNQGSALMGIGSANGENRTEEATKKAISSPLLETSIDGAEQVLLNITGGPDLSLFEAQAASQIVTEAANDDVNIIFGTSIDEELKDGVRVTVIATGIDKKAGRASLHRQPARTSFESPSSVNTTNTNNISANTEMRGAGSTDNLNNNGAANNQNTQAANDPFGDWQLRQSNNSSNVRPSSPSDDEFKNVEKKEFNAFNDNNNTSSDDESLDTPPFFKRRRK, encoded by the coding sequence ATGGAATTTTCAATGGATGATAACAAGAGTAAAGGCGCGAACATCAAGGTTATTGGTGTTGGTGGCGGTGGTGGTAACGCCGTAAACCGGATGATTTCTGAAGGAGTCAAAGGGGTACAATTTATCGTTGCTAACACTGACGTGCAAGCTTTACAAGCGTCAAACGCAGACGTAAAAATTCAATTAGGACCGAAACTAACTAAAGGATTAGGTGCTGGATCAACTCCTGAAGTTGGTGCTAAAGCAGCTGAAGAAAGCCAACAAACAATTGCTTCTGCTTTGGAAGGCGCAGATATGATCTTCGTTACTGCCGGCATGGGTGGTGGTACTGGTACCGGTGCTGCTCCAATGGTAGCTAAGATTGCTAAAGAACAAGGTGCCCTCACCGTTGGGGTAGTTACTCGTCCATTTACATTTGAAGGACCAAAGCGTGCGCGCTTTGCTGCTGAAGGGGTAAGTAACCTCAAGGAACACGTTGATACTTTGATTATCATTGCGAATAACCGTTTGCTTGACTTAGTTGACAAGAAGACGCCAATGATGGAAGCATTCAACGAAGCTGACAACGTTTTACGTCAAGGTGTGCAAGGTATTTCCGACCTGATTACTTCTCCAGGTTACGTTAACTTGGACTTTGCGGACGTTAAGACGGTTATGCAAAACCAAGGTTCTGCCTTGATGGGAATTGGTTCAGCGAACGGCGAAAACCGGACCGAAGAAGCTACTAAAAAGGCAATCTCTTCACCATTGCTTGAAACATCAATCGATGGTGCTGAACAAGTCTTGCTTAACATTACTGGTGGTCCAGACCTTTCCTTGTTTGAAGCTCAAGCAGCTTCACAAATCGTTACGGAAGCCGCTAACGATGACGTTAACATCATCTTCGGTACTTCGATTGACGAAGAATTAAAGGACGGTGTTCGGGTAACGGTAATCGCTACTGGAATTGATAAAAAAGCTGGTAGAGCGTCTTTACACCGTCAACCAGCACGCACCTCTTTCGAGAGTCCAAGTAGTGTAAATACTACGAACACAAACAACATTTCAGCCAATACTGAAATGCGCGGGGCTGGTTCGACCGATAACCTTAATAACAATGGAGCAGCTAACAACCAAAATACGCAAGCTGCAAACGATCCATTTGGGGATTGGCAATTACGGCAATCAAATAACTCTAGCAACGTTCGTCCTTCTTCACCAAGTGATGACGAGTTTAAGAACGTTGAAAAGAAAGAGTTTAACGCGTTTAACGATAATAACAATACAAGTTCTGACGACGAATCATTGGATACTCCTCCATTCTTCAAACGTCGTAGAAAATAA